One Actinospica robiniae DSM 44927 genomic region harbors:
- a CDS encoding VOC family protein, whose amino-acid sequence MTIIRIERVVYAVDDVPLCTRFFEDFGLELAAADESGASLATATGQQIRLRPDTDAGLPAPLEAGNTLREVVWGVDSAENLERLRAELAKDREVRVDQDGSVHTLDETGYGLGLAVADAVEPEIERPGVNSHGAVTRLNRPLDPPGRVRPLRLCHVALNIPKDGRERAVGLYLDRLGFHATDVVKPMGVFMRAPGDSDQHTMLLCHRPDRAGVNHTAYEVASFDEVVNGANHMIESGWREARKLGRHTIGSNVFRFLHAPCGGRVEYAADMDRVDEAYPTRVHEQTPPHHLWTLQTNRDGEHHDTEH is encoded by the coding sequence GTGACCATCATCCGCATCGAGCGAGTCGTGTACGCGGTCGACGACGTACCGCTGTGCACCCGCTTCTTCGAGGACTTCGGCCTCGAACTCGCCGCGGCCGACGAGTCCGGCGCGAGCCTGGCCACCGCCACCGGCCAGCAGATCCGGCTGCGCCCCGACACCGACGCCGGCCTCCCCGCGCCGCTCGAGGCCGGCAACACCCTGCGCGAGGTGGTGTGGGGCGTGGACAGCGCCGAGAACCTCGAACGGCTGCGCGCGGAGCTGGCGAAGGACCGCGAGGTGCGGGTGGACCAGGACGGCTCCGTGCACACGCTGGACGAGACCGGTTACGGCCTGGGCCTGGCCGTCGCCGACGCGGTCGAACCCGAGATCGAGCGGCCCGGCGTCAACAGCCACGGCGCGGTCACCCGGCTCAACCGGCCGCTGGACCCGCCCGGCCGGGTCCGGCCGCTGCGGCTGTGCCACGTCGCGCTCAACATCCCGAAGGACGGCCGCGAGCGGGCGGTCGGGCTCTACCTCGACCGGCTCGGCTTCCACGCCACCGACGTGGTCAAGCCCATGGGCGTGTTCATGCGCGCCCCGGGCGACTCGGACCAGCACACCATGCTGCTGTGCCACCGGCCGGACCGGGCCGGCGTCAACCACACCGCGTACGAGGTCGCCTCGTTCGACGAGGTGGTCAACGGCGCCAACCACATGATCGAATCCGGCTGGCGGGAGGCGCGGAAGCTGGGCCGGCACACCATCGGCTCCAACGTCTTCCGCTTCCTGCACGCCCCCTGCGGCGGGCGGGTCGAGTACGCCGCCGACATGGACCGGGTGGACGAGGCCTATCCCACCCGTGTACACGAGCAGACCCCGCCGCACCACCTGTGGACCCTCCAGACGAACCGGGACGGCGAACACCATGACACAGAGCACTGA
- a CDS encoding carboxymuconolactone decarboxylase family protein — protein MRLGPLTELSPEQAELSARITARRGGTRGPFLVWLRSPQLCEKVEALGAYCRFESALPLRLRELSLLVAARHFDAQYSWNAHIDKAVDAGLERAALERLARGEDPAFEDAEAALLHRFATEVLTEHLVADATFAAGLEAFGEQGLVDLIGALGNFSMLAMLLNTFQVDLQPDRRPPFPDLRGYTRV, from the coding sequence ATGCGTCTGGGGCCCCTGACCGAACTGAGCCCCGAGCAGGCCGAGCTCAGCGCCCGCATCACCGCCCGCCGCGGCGGCACCCGCGGCCCGTTCCTGGTCTGGCTGCGCAGCCCGCAGCTGTGCGAGAAGGTCGAGGCGCTCGGCGCCTACTGCCGGTTCGAGTCGGCGCTGCCGCTGCGCCTGCGCGAGCTGAGCCTGCTCGTCGCCGCCCGCCACTTCGACGCCCAGTACTCCTGGAACGCGCACATCGACAAGGCCGTGGACGCCGGGCTGGAGCGGGCCGCGCTCGAGCGGCTGGCCCGCGGCGAGGACCCGGCGTTCGAGGACGCCGAGGCGGCGCTGCTGCACCGGTTCGCCACCGAGGTGCTGACCGAGCACCTGGTGGCCGACGCGACCTTCGCGGCCGGGCTCGAGGCCTTCGGCGAGCAGGGCCTGGTCGACCTGATCGGCGCCCTCGGCAACTTCTCCATGCTGGCGATGCTGCTCAACACCTTCCAAGTCGATCTTCAGCCGGACCGCCGGCCTCCCTTCCCCGACCTGCGCGGATACACCCGCGTCTGA
- a CDS encoding LysR family transcriptional regulator, with the protein MDRITVMRSFVGVGRHGSFSQAARHLGISGSLVSRHVAELENQLGLRLVNRTARTVTLTSVGRRYFDFSQRIIEEIESEDEALRGIHDRPEGPLAVICPKWIGNLDLGEAIADFAVDHPKIHVRFEVGGMSDRTFDFLDKGYDIAFHTRELRDSTLLVRRIAGIDYVLCAAPSYLEGRGPFTDPVAIAEQDCLVHINDPIWTLRHGDEQTRLKVITAVYSSNSYLTLRKAALRGRGMALMPMRTVMADLAEGSLVRVLPEFQGPARSLYAVHSPGSHTMRKVRVFLDYISAWFRKNPLTPPLPALSQERTTIKTTA; encoded by the coding sequence ATGGACCGGATCACGGTGATGCGCAGCTTCGTCGGCGTCGGCCGGCACGGCAGCTTCAGCCAGGCCGCGCGGCACCTGGGCATCTCCGGCTCGCTGGTCTCCCGGCACGTGGCCGAGCTGGAGAACCAGCTCGGCCTGCGGCTGGTCAACCGCACCGCCCGCACCGTCACGCTGACCTCGGTGGGACGGCGCTACTTCGACTTCTCCCAGCGCATCATCGAGGAGATCGAGTCGGAGGACGAGGCGCTGCGCGGCATCCACGACCGGCCGGAGGGTCCGCTCGCGGTGATCTGCCCGAAGTGGATCGGCAACCTGGACCTCGGCGAGGCGATCGCGGACTTCGCCGTGGACCACCCCAAGATCCACGTGCGGTTCGAGGTGGGCGGCATGTCCGACCGCACCTTCGACTTCCTGGACAAGGGCTACGACATCGCCTTCCACACCCGGGAGCTGCGCGACAGCACGCTCCTGGTGCGCCGGATCGCCGGGATCGACTACGTGCTGTGCGCGGCGCCGTCGTACCTGGAAGGCCGGGGGCCGTTCACCGACCCCGTCGCGATAGCCGAGCAGGACTGCCTGGTGCACATCAACGACCCGATCTGGACGCTGCGCCACGGCGACGAGCAGACCCGGCTGAAGGTGATCACGGCGGTGTACTCCTCCAACAGCTACCTGACCCTGCGCAAGGCGGCGCTGCGCGGCCGCGGCATGGCCCTGATGCCGATGCGCACGGTGATGGCGGACCTGGCCGAGGGCTCCCTCGTCAGGGTTCTGCCGGAGTTCCAGGGACCGGCCCGCTCGCTGTACGCGGTGCACTCGCCGGGCTCGCACACCATGCGCAAGGTGCGGGTGTTCCTGGACTACATCTCCGCGTGGTTCCGCAAGAACCCGCTCACCCCGCCGCTGCCCGCCCTTTCGCAAGAACGCACCACGATCAAGACGACGGCTTAG